A region from the Terriglobales bacterium genome encodes:
- a CDS encoding DUF1501 domain-containing protein, producing the protein MITRRVFLKSGALAAVGTAALPAFLTRAVYGAQTTGGRKRLVIIFQRGAADGLNIVAPHGEAAYYQMRPSLAIPRSGENGVIDLDGFFGLHPSLAAFKPLWDQKHLAIVHAAGSPDNTRSHFDAQDYMESGTPGYKGTEDGWLNRALSKEEADATPFRAISLGASLPRILLGSQPAVAINSIADFGVGGRSPAAQPLANTFEAMYAQSVDTVLHGTGAETFDAVKMLKSADPARYQPAPGANYPRGRFGDALRQTAQLLKANLGVEVAFTDIGGWDHHVNEPPQLTNILRDFAQSIAAFWTDLGPLGEDTVVITMSEFGRTARENGNRGTDHGHANVMFVLGGPVRGGRVYGQWPGLEMEQLYEGRDLALTTDFRRVVGEAVARHVGNTALDTVFPNFDNSPKKFLNYLG; encoded by the coding sequence ATGATTACACGCCGCGTATTCCTGAAGTCCGGGGCCCTTGCCGCGGTCGGCACCGCGGCATTGCCCGCATTCCTTACGCGCGCGGTTTACGGCGCGCAGACCACCGGCGGACGCAAGCGCCTGGTCATCATCTTCCAGCGCGGGGCGGCCGACGGCCTGAACATCGTGGCGCCGCATGGCGAAGCGGCCTACTACCAGATGCGTCCGTCGCTCGCCATCCCGCGCTCGGGCGAAAACGGCGTGATCGACCTTGACGGATTCTTCGGCCTGCATCCCTCGCTGGCCGCCTTCAAGCCGCTGTGGGACCAGAAGCACCTGGCGATCGTGCACGCGGCCGGCTCGCCCGACAATACGCGGTCGCACTTCGATGCGCAGGACTACATGGAATCGGGCACGCCCGGGTACAAGGGCACGGAAGACGGATGGCTCAACCGGGCATTATCCAAAGAGGAAGCTGATGCGACGCCGTTCCGCGCCATTTCGCTGGGCGCGTCGCTGCCGCGCATCCTGCTCGGTTCGCAGCCGGCGGTGGCCATCAACAGCATCGCCGACTTCGGGGTGGGCGGGCGCAGTCCGGCCGCGCAGCCGCTGGCCAACACCTTCGAAGCCATGTACGCGCAATCGGTGGACACGGTGCTGCACGGCACCGGCGCGGAGACCTTCGACGCGGTGAAGATGCTCAAGTCGGCCGACCCGGCCCGCTACCAGCCCGCGCCCGGCGCCAACTATCCGCGCGGACGCTTTGGCGACGCGCTGCGCCAGACGGCGCAACTGCTGAAAGCCAACCTGGGCGTGGAAGTCGCGTTCACCGACATCGGCGGCTGGGACCACCACGTGAACGAGCCGCCGCAGCTCACCAACATCCTGCGCGACTTCGCGCAGTCGATCGCCGCGTTCTGGACCGACCTGGGCCCGCTCGGCGAAGACACGGTGGTCATCACCATGTCGGAATTCGGGCGCACGGCGCGCGAGAACGGCAACCGCGGCACCGACCACGGCCACGCCAACGTGATGTTCGTGCTCGGCGGCCCGGTGCGAGGCGGCCGCGTCTATGGCCAGTGGCCCGGCCTGGAGATGGAACAGCTCTATGAGGGCCGCGACCTGGCCCTCACCACCGACTTCCGCCGCGTGGTCGGCGAAGCCGTGGCGCGCCACGTGGGCAACACCGCGCTGGATACGGTGTTCCCGAATTTCGACAACTCGCCGAAGAAGTTCCTGAACTACCTGGGATAG